From the genome of Flavobacterium ovatum, one region includes:
- the kdsB gene encoding 3-deoxy-manno-octulosonate cytidylyltransferase, which yields MKIIAVIPARYASTRFHAKLMQDLGGKTVILRTYEAALNTQLFDDVFVVTDSNLIFDEIITHGGKAIMSIKEHESGSDRIAEAIESIDVDVVINVQGDEPFINSEPLKELIEVFKNDTAKKVDLASLMFEIKEEEEINNPNNVKVVVNQNNFALYFSRSVIPYPRDQNVGVRYMKHIGVYAFRRQALIDFYHLPMKSLEASEKLEQLRYLEFGKQIKMIETSHAGIGIDTKEDLEKARKMI from the coding sequence ATGAAAATAATAGCAGTTATTCCCGCACGTTACGCTTCCACACGTTTTCACGCCAAACTCATGCAAGATTTGGGAGGAAAAACAGTGATTTTAAGAACTTATGAAGCTGCTTTAAACACGCAATTGTTTGACGATGTTTTTGTGGTAACGGATTCTAATTTAATTTTTGATGAAATTATAACTCATGGTGGAAAAGCCATAATGAGTATTAAAGAACACGAATCAGGGAGTGATCGTATTGCAGAAGCTATTGAAAGCATTGATGTAGATGTTGTTATCAATGTACAAGGAGATGAGCCTTTTATAAACTCCGAACCATTAAAGGAATTGATTGAGGTTTTTAAAAATGATACAGCTAAAAAAGTAGACTTGGCTTCACTGATGTTTGAGATTAAAGAGGAAGAAGAAATCAATAATCCTAATAATGTAAAAGTTGTTGTGAATCAAAATAACTTCGCCTTATACTTTTCTCGTTCGGTAATTCCGTATCCGAGAGATCAAAATGTTGGAGTACGTTATATGAAACATATTGGGGTGTATGCCTTTAGAAGGCAGGCCTTGATAGATTTTTATCATTTACCCATGAAATCATTAGAAGCATCTGAAAAATTAGAGCAATTACGTTATTTGGAATTTGGAAAGCAAATCAAGATGATTGAAACTTCTCACGCAGGTATTGGTATTGATACCAAAGAAGATTTAGAAAAAGCTCGGAAAATGATTTAA
- a CDS encoding fused MFS/spermidine synthase yields the protein MFKKLLSYFIPVTIHSEKSEVSKSIDINWDNGELVIDSENTNYSYGHLQHFLKLGLKDIGFEKIRTMDHVLVLGVAGASVVKTLTDEIKYDGKITGVEIDPKIIELANKYFNINRIPQLDIVIEDAFEFVLKTKEKYDLVIVDIFQDIRMPNFVYESYFRDRICLILKSKGIILFNTMILDEKQNLLNEAYISSFNKENFSIKSLPRVEKHNELIVIEKMF from the coding sequence ATGTTTAAAAAATTACTAAGCTATTTTATCCCTGTAACCATTCACTCTGAAAAATCAGAAGTAAGTAAATCAATTGATATTAACTGGGACAATGGTGAATTGGTAATTGATTCTGAAAACACTAATTATTCTTATGGTCACTTACAACATTTCCTAAAACTAGGATTAAAAGATATTGGTTTTGAAAAAATAAGAACAATGGACCATGTTTTAGTACTTGGTGTCGCCGGTGCAAGTGTTGTTAAAACTTTGACAGACGAAATAAAATATGATGGAAAAATAACTGGCGTAGAGATAGATCCTAAAATCATTGAATTAGCCAATAAATACTTTAACATTAACAGAATACCTCAATTAGATATTGTTATTGAAGATGCTTTTGAATTTGTTTTAAAAACCAAAGAAAAATATGATTTAGTCATAGTAGATATCTTTCAAGATATTAGAATGCCGAATTTTGTTTACGAATCTTATTTCAGAGACCGTATTTGCTTGATCCTTAAAAGCAAAGGAATCATCTTGTTTAATACTATGATTTTGGACGAAAAACAAAATCTCCTTAATGAGGCCTATATCTCTAGCTTCAACAAGGAGAATTTTAGTATTAAATCGCTTCCCAGAGTGGAAAAGCATAATGAGTTAATTGTAATTGAAAAAATGTTTTAA